The following are encoded in a window of Candidatus Goldiibacteriota bacterium genomic DNA:
- a CDS encoding type II toxin-antitoxin system VapC family toxin produces MEKIVLDTYAVMAFFFNEKGADKVERIMKDAVKKGNVLMMSSVNCGEFFYAVTKKAGAKTALKALDMIDSIPVHIQDAGRDLAVLAGSIKAENKMSYADCFAAALAMIHKAPVVTGDKEFKQVEKEIKIIWV; encoded by the coding sequence ATGGAAAAAATAGTATTGGATACTTACGCGGTAATGGCGTTTTTCTTTAATGAAAAAGGCGCGGATAAAGTTGAACGTATAATGAAAGATGCGGTTAAAAAAGGCAATGTTCTTATGATGTCCTCTGTTAACTGCGGGGAATTTTTCTACGCCGTGACAAAAAAAGCAGGCGCCAAAACGGCCCTAAAAGCGCTGGATATGATTGATTCCATACCTGTACATATTCAAGATGCGGGGCGTGACCTTGCCGTACTTGCGGGCAGCATAAAAGCGGAAAACAAAATGTCCTACGCGGACTGTTTTGCGGCCGCCCTGGCAATGATACACAAAGCCCCGGTCGTGACAGGGGATAAGGAATTTAAACAGGTGGAGAAAGAGATTAAGATTATT